A window of the Lactobacillus amylovorus DSM 20531 genome harbors these coding sequences:
- a CDS encoding PspC domain-containing protein, translating into MQKRLTKSQDKILVGVFGGIANYFNVDPAWVRIIGAALIIFTGFFPGTALYIIAAMVMPEANEVSPRVEKHETDYQTGRPNTMNGDFTKSDNHDEDSNDNQDNKN; encoded by the coding sequence ATGCAAAAAAGATTAACTAAATCACAAGACAAAATTTTAGTTGGTGTTTTTGGTGGAATTGCTAACTACTTCAATGTAGATCCAGCTTGGGTAAGAATCATTGGTGCTGCTTTAATTATCTTCACTGGTTTCTTCCCGGGCACTGCACTTTATATTATTGCAGCAATGGTAATGCCTGAAGCCAATGAAGTTTCACCTAGAGTCGAAAAGCATGAAACTGATTATCAAACAGGTCGGCCTAACACAATGAACGGTGACTTTACTAAGTCAGATAATCATGATGAAGATTCAAACGATAATCAAGATAATAAAAACTAA
- a CDS encoding NUDIX hydrolase → MDEEIVARPLITITNIIWSFNPNTHLPQILLIKRANEPFKNKWALPETLLRRNESADAACIRLIKDKIGMSIPHGATEQLATFTDPNRVSGERALALAYMTFLPAMPQLKPGYGATEARWFTFNFKDQHFYLKNNDIDLTLTEQSKLAFDHHLIVIAAIKRIKNKLDYQPTVLQILGPTFTLRQAREVYAIFLKTTVDKIDNSNFKKTHKNIFEEVGTASTKRSGRPPKIFKLR, encoded by the coding sequence TTGGATGAAGAAATTGTTGCTCGTCCTTTAATTACGATTACGAATATCATTTGGAGTTTCAATCCTAACACTCATTTGCCTCAAATTTTGTTAATTAAACGAGCTAATGAACCTTTTAAGAATAAATGGGCATTGCCTGAAACTCTGTTACGTAGAAATGAAAGTGCAGATGCTGCTTGTATCCGACTGATTAAAGATAAAATTGGCATGTCCATCCCTCATGGTGCCACTGAACAGTTGGCTACTTTTACTGACCCTAATCGAGTTAGTGGTGAACGTGCACTAGCTTTAGCTTATATGACTTTTTTGCCCGCTATGCCCCAACTTAAGCCTGGCTATGGTGCAACAGAAGCAAGATGGTTCACATTTAATTTTAAGGACCAACATTTTTATTTAAAAAACAATGATATTGATCTAACCTTAACCGAACAATCTAAACTTGCCTTTGATCACCATCTAATCGTAATTGCAGCTATCAAGCGAATTAAGAACAAGCTAGATTACCAACCAACAGTACTTCAAATCTTAGGACCAACATTTACTCTGCGACAAGCACGCGAAGTTTACGCTATTTTCTTAAAAACTACAGTCGACAAAATTGATAATTCTAACTTTAAGAAAACCCATAAAAACATTTTTGAAGAAGTAGGAACAGCTTCTACTAAGCGTTCTGGCCGACCACCTAAGATCTTTAAATTGCGTTAA
- a CDS encoding nicotinate phosphoribosyltransferase: MYHELLTDMYEFSMANGYFQTLPHNKQARFDVFYRNVPDHGSFVVSAGLMQALDEIKHWHFTADDIAYLRSLKHFSADFLDYLEHAKNQCTVKAIPEGTPVMPQEPILSISGPLMEVQLLETLVLNIINHQSLIATKAWQITNAADGRAVMEFGARRAQGPDAATYGARAAIIGGCSSTSNVLAAKLFHVPAAGTMAHAWIESFPDELTAFRAWAKIYPDTAALLVDTYDVVNSGVPNAIKVFKELRAAGHEPVGIRIDSGDITQLAKKARKMLDDAGFPNAKITASNALDAHIVKALLEDGAPLDNFGIGERLITSSSSPVLSGVYKMSELENNGKWKPKIKISNSREKITLPGNKQVYRLYKKNEPNKAFADVIALNDEQIGDTISAVNADVYATCDKVELKDFVAKPLLSEILTPDHEKDIETDTFAIQKFAHQKIAELPTATKRLVNPDRYPVFLTKNLADLQQKLISEYRNI; encoded by the coding sequence ATGTATCATGAACTTTTAACAGATATGTACGAATTTTCAATGGCCAACGGCTATTTTCAAACTCTGCCACATAATAAGCAAGCACGGTTTGATGTCTTCTACCGTAACGTTCCTGACCATGGTAGTTTCGTAGTTAGTGCTGGTTTAATGCAAGCACTAGATGAAATCAAGCACTGGCACTTTACTGCCGATGACATCGCCTACTTACGCTCATTGAAACACTTCTCCGCTGACTTTCTCGATTATCTTGAACATGCTAAAAATCAATGTACCGTTAAAGCTATCCCTGAAGGTACACCAGTTATGCCACAAGAACCAATTCTTTCTATTTCTGGTCCATTAATGGAAGTTCAATTACTGGAAACATTAGTATTAAACATTATTAACCATCAATCACTAATTGCTACTAAAGCGTGGCAAATTACAAATGCAGCTGATGGTCGTGCAGTCATGGAATTTGGTGCTCGCCGTGCTCAAGGTCCTGACGCTGCAACCTACGGTGCTCGTGCCGCAATCATTGGTGGTTGCAGCAGCACCTCTAACGTTTTAGCCGCTAAACTTTTCCATGTACCAGCAGCTGGCACAATGGCTCATGCTTGGATTGAAAGTTTTCCGGATGAATTAACTGCATTTAGAGCTTGGGCCAAAATTTATCCTGACACAGCCGCATTATTAGTCGATACCTACGATGTGGTAAATTCTGGTGTTCCAAACGCTATCAAAGTATTCAAAGAATTACGTGCTGCTGGTCATGAACCAGTTGGCATCAGAATTGACTCTGGTGATATTACTCAATTAGCCAAAAAGGCTAGAAAGATGTTAGACGATGCAGGCTTCCCTAACGCTAAGATCACTGCATCCAATGCTTTAGACGCTCACATCGTTAAAGCTTTACTTGAAGATGGCGCACCACTTGATAACTTTGGTATCGGTGAACGTTTGATTACGAGTTCATCTAGCCCAGTTTTAAGCGGTGTCTACAAAATGTCTGAACTTGAGAACAACGGTAAATGGAAACCTAAGATCAAGATTAGTAACAGTCGTGAAAAGATTACTTTGCCAGGCAATAAGCAAGTTTACCGTCTCTATAAGAAAAATGAACCTAATAAGGCTTTTGCTGATGTCATTGCATTAAATGATGAACAAATCGGTGACACTATTTCTGCAGTCAATGCGGATGTATATGCCACTTGCGACAAAGTTGAATTAAAAGACTTTGTAGCTAAACCACTTTTGAGTGAAATTTTAACTCCTGATCATGAAAAAGATATTGAAACTGACACTTTTGCCATTCAAAAATTCGCTCATCAAAAAATCGCAGAATTACCAACAGCTACTAAGCGTCTAGTTAACCCTGATCGTTATCCTGTCTTTTTGACAAAGAATTTAGCCGACTTACAACAAAAACTGATTTCAGAATACAGAAACATATAG
- a CDS encoding cysteine hydrolase family protein, with product MTKALLIIDYTNDFIADDGALTCGKPGQAIEGHILELADEFYQNGDYVIFPTDGHTHDKFSPEYKLFPPHNIIGTSGQELYGKIKTWYDVHKDSDKVYKFNKNRYSSFQNTNLDNYLRERKIDDLWLTGDCTDICVLHTAIAAYNLNYHITIPTDAVATFTKYGQQWALDHFKNSLGAKLV from the coding sequence ATGACTAAAGCACTACTGATTATCGACTACACTAATGATTTCATCGCTGATGACGGTGCACTAACTTGTGGTAAACCTGGGCAAGCAATTGAGGGTCACATTCTAGAATTAGCTGATGAGTTTTATCAAAATGGTGATTATGTGATCTTCCCTACAGATGGTCACACTCACGATAAATTTAGTCCCGAATACAAACTTTTCCCACCACACAATATTATTGGCACTTCTGGACAAGAATTGTATGGCAAAATCAAAACTTGGTATGATGTCCACAAAGATAGCGACAAAGTTTACAAGTTCAACAAGAATCGTTATTCTTCTTTCCAAAACACCAATCTAGATAATTACTTAAGAGAAAGAAAAATTGACGATCTTTGGCTAACGGGTGATTGCACCGATATTTGTGTCTTGCACACCGCCATTGCAGCTTATAATCTAAATTATCATATTACGATTCCAACCGATGCAGTTGCTACCTTCACTAAATATGGGCAACAATGGGCACTGGATCATTTCAAGAATTCATTAGGTGCTAAGTTGGTCTAA
- a CDS encoding bacteriocin immunity protein: MAENEERIIRNKIEEIVNHDQEVKNNPELMDIFRVAYGRRDAGKPMQVVALALALAGYITSHGPGETPDSVLDLHKEMQKLSGI; the protein is encoded by the coding sequence ATGGCTGAAAATGAAGAAAGAATTATTAGAAATAAAATTGAAGAGATTGTTAATCACGATCAAGAAGTTAAGAATAATCCTGAGTTGATGGATATTTTTAGAGTTGCCTATGGCAGGAGGGATGCAGGCAAGCCAATGCAAGTAGTAGCTTTAGCACTTGCATTGGCTGGCTACATTACTAGTCATGGTCCAGGCGAGACCCCAGACAGCGTCCTAGACTTGCATAAAGAAATGCAGAAGTTGTCGGGAATTTAG
- a CDS encoding mucin-binding protein, translating into MSLFSRKKKVVINYVDLDEDKKIITSTGEIIGKAGKAVDYSSADELKKLADQGYKLSYNEYDPTGSAPAFSNESLYTYTISLKHDTEELDHADANLGITKNDLERVGKQVVHYKSAATRTPQDNVSYVTFKRNVMIDKVTKKIVDSLDWQPEKQTYLMVTTPEIPGYITEDPVVGGETVTPDDCDREYTVEYEINQQPSTEDQTVKVEYVDHDDENQEIVTDTLTGQANMLVDYDPKNTIEKLEKQGYTLVDNGYNPVGEVQFYSNNDDYVPTYIMAMKHTIGPVDVDHPNDKVEKAEYLREVEFAVNYEGAGSATPNNNV; encoded by the coding sequence ATGTCTCTATTTAGCAGAAAGAAAAAAGTTGTCATCAACTATGTTGACCTGGATGAAGATAAGAAAATAATTACGAGTACTGGTGAAATAATAGGTAAGGCTGGCAAAGCAGTTGATTACAGTAGTGCTGATGAGCTTAAAAAGTTAGCAGATCAAGGTTATAAGCTTAGTTATAACGAGTACGATCCAACTGGTAGTGCACCTGCTTTTTCTAATGAGTCTTTGTATACTTACACTATTTCGTTAAAACATGATACAGAAGAATTAGATCATGCGGATGCTAATTTAGGCATCACTAAAAACGATCTTGAAAGAGTCGGCAAGCAGGTTGTTCATTATAAAAGTGCCGCAACTAGAACCCCTCAAGATAATGTTAGCTATGTTACTTTTAAGCGTAACGTCATGATTGATAAGGTGACTAAGAAGATAGTTGATTCACTTGATTGGCAACCTGAAAAGCAAACTTATTTGATGGTTACCACTCCTGAAATTCCAGGTTATATCACTGAAGACCCAGTAGTTGGTGGAGAAACTGTTACACCTGATGATTGTGATCGTGAATACACCGTTGAATATGAAATTAACCAACAACCTTCTACTGAAGATCAAACGGTTAAAGTTGAATATGTTGATCATGATGATGAAAACCAAGAGATTGTTACCGATACTTTGACTGGCCAAGCAAACATGTTGGTTGATTATGATCCTAAGAACACAATTGAGAAGCTTGAAAAGCAAGGCTACACTTTAGTAGATAATGGATATAATCCAGTTGGTGAAGTCCAATTTTATAGTAATAATGATGACTACGTTCCAACTTATATCATGGCGATGAAGCATACAATTGGTCCAGTTGATGTCGATCATCCAAATGACAAAGTTGAAAAAGCAGAATATCTCAGAGAAGTAGAATTCGCCGTTAATTATGAAGGTGCAGGTTCTGCTACTCCAAACAATAATGTTTAA
- a CDS encoding biotin--[acetyl-CoA-carboxylase] ligase has translation MQIYEYRKVTSTQDLAKKYLEEKNNKTAAFIAQEQTAGYGKRGRSFYSPAKTGIYLSIALPNFKIDLNYAGLLTLAIGISVVPVLKKQFPANDFQLKWVNDIYLNDRKIAGILTEKTKFGLIVGIGINITTTSFPSSISDHVGNITQSDVDNNQISRKLVKAIIQATKTYQNAKFLDNYRELSYLKNKKVTLKVGRKHITGRVVTIDNQGRLVIACQNTLRRYSSGEVIKVELNK, from the coding sequence ATGCAAATATATGAATATCGGAAAGTTACTTCAACGCAAGATTTAGCCAAGAAGTATTTAGAAGAAAAAAATAATAAAACTGCGGCCTTTATTGCACAAGAACAAACTGCAGGTTATGGCAAAAGAGGACGATCGTTTTATTCACCTGCTAAAACAGGAATTTATCTAAGTATCGCTTTACCTAATTTTAAAATAGATCTAAATTATGCAGGTTTATTAACACTGGCAATTGGAATTTCAGTAGTTCCAGTGCTTAAAAAGCAGTTTCCAGCAAATGATTTTCAATTAAAATGGGTTAATGATATCTATTTAAATGATAGAAAAATTGCTGGCATCTTGACAGAGAAAACTAAATTTGGATTAATTGTTGGAATAGGTATAAATATCACTACTACATCTTTTCCTAGCAGTATTTCAGATCATGTCGGTAATATCACGCAAAGTGATGTTGATAATAATCAAATTAGTCGAAAATTAGTTAAAGCAATAATCCAAGCTACCAAGACTTATCAAAATGCTAAATTTTTAGATAACTATCGGGAGCTTTCTTATCTGAAAAATAAAAAAGTAACTTTAAAAGTAGGCCGCAAGCATATTACTGGTCGAGTAGTAACAATTGATAATCAGGGGCGATTGGTTATTGCATGTCAAAACACTCTACGAAGATATTCAAGTGGTGAAGTTATCAAGGTAGAACTTAATAAGTAA
- the fabI gene encoding enoyl-ACP reductase FabI, whose product MSGILTGKKILVMGVANNRSIAWGCAQAMEKQGAEIIYTYQNERLKKFISKLVTDENRLIECDVSSDESIEQAFNTIESRFGKIDGIVHAIAFAKKEELGGSILNSTREGFSQALDVSAYSFLVVAKAGVKILNNPASLVTLTYMGSERALPNYNTMGIAKAALESSMRYLARDLGADGIRVNAISAGAMRTLAVSGIKGHADLLKISKSETVDGVNVTQEEVGNTCAFLMSDLASGVTGDVIFVDKGVHLR is encoded by the coding sequence ATGAGTGGAATTTTAACAGGAAAGAAAATCTTGGTAATGGGTGTTGCCAATAATCGTTCTATTGCATGGGGCTGCGCTCAAGCAATGGAAAAACAAGGAGCAGAAATAATTTATACTTATCAAAATGAGCGATTAAAGAAATTTATTAGTAAATTAGTTACTGATGAAAATCGTTTAATTGAATGTGATGTATCTAGCGATGAAAGTATTGAACAAGCTTTTAACACGATTGAATCTCGTTTTGGCAAGATTGATGGTATTGTTCATGCGATTGCTTTTGCTAAAAAAGAAGAATTAGGCGGTTCAATTCTAAATTCAACTAGAGAAGGATTCAGTCAGGCGCTTGATGTTTCAGCTTATTCTTTCCTAGTTGTCGCTAAAGCTGGCGTAAAAATATTAAATAATCCGGCCAGTCTTGTAACCTTAACTTACATGGGATCAGAAAGAGCATTGCCTAATTACAACACCATGGGTATTGCCAAGGCTGCTTTGGAATCAAGCATGCGCTATTTAGCACGAGATTTAGGTGCAGATGGTATTCGCGTAAATGCCATCTCTGCAGGCGCAATGCGTACTCTAGCCGTTTCTGGTATTAAAGGACATGCAGATTTACTCAAGATTTCTAAGAGTGAAACTGTTGATGGTGTTAATGTTACGCAAGAAGAGGTTGGTAATACCTGTGCTTTCTTAATGAGTGATTTGGCTAGTGGTGTTACTGGAGACGTGATTTTTGTAGATAAAGGTGTCCATTTGCGCTAA
- the accA gene encoding acetyl-CoA carboxylase carboxyltransferase subunit alpha, with amino-acid sequence MTKTAMDIVKAARDESHISGHELRKLLFPDFFELHGDRCGNDDPAIVGGLATFNKKTVTVITTSRGHSIKERMQKHFGQPEPSGYRKALRLIQDAGKFRRPVFLFVDTAGAYPGKSAEENGQGQAIAHNLLKISQIPTPIITIMYGEGGSGGALALACGDEVWMLENSIYSVLSPEGFASILWKDATRASEAAEVMKLTPNDLLKMGVIEGIIAEPDDHQKVCQNIVEKLQNEMHKLSGLSDKELLTRRYKRFRKF; translated from the coding sequence ATGACTAAAACTGCAATGGATATCGTTAAGGCAGCAAGAGATGAAAGCCACATTTCTGGACATGAACTGCGTAAATTGCTTTTTCCAGATTTTTTTGAACTTCATGGCGATCGCTGTGGTAATGATGATCCAGCAATAGTAGGTGGTCTAGCTACTTTTAATAAAAAAACAGTAACAGTAATTACAACTAGTAGAGGACATTCTATTAAAGAAAGAATGCAAAAACATTTTGGACAACCTGAACCAAGTGGTTATCGTAAAGCCTTGCGCTTAATTCAAGATGCAGGCAAGTTTAGACGGCCGGTCTTTTTATTTGTAGACACAGCAGGAGCTTATCCTGGCAAGAGTGCAGAGGAAAATGGTCAAGGACAGGCAATTGCTCATAATTTACTTAAAATTAGTCAGATTCCAACGCCAATTATTACGATCATGTATGGCGAAGGTGGCTCTGGTGGTGCCTTAGCACTTGCTTGTGGGGATGAAGTTTGGATGCTAGAAAATAGTATTTATTCTGTTTTGTCGCCAGAAGGTTTTGCATCTATCTTGTGGAAGGATGCGACGAGAGCTAGTGAAGCCGCGGAGGTTATGAAATTAACGCCTAATGATTTGTTAAAAATGGGTGTTATTGAAGGCATTATTGCTGAACCCGATGATCATCAAAAGGTTTGTCAAAATATTGTCGAAAAATTACAGAATGAAATGCATAAGTTGAGTGGCTTATCTGATAAAGAATTGCTAACTAGACGATACAAAAGATTTAGGAAATTCTAG
- a CDS encoding acetyl-CoA carboxylase carboxyltransferase subunit beta has product MKLFPRKNTPTETHIKADKIADDRVPDGLLRECPKCHHEIFANELDKFCECPYCFYGFRISAKKRLVWLVDKAWEWNKDIEPSDPLHFPDYPKKIERAQKISGLKESVWTGLARINETKFALGIMDPTFIMGSLGQMTGEKLTRLFERATEEHLPVVLFTASGGARMQEGILSLMQMAKVSNAVAKHSQAGLFYLVILTDPTTGGVTASFASQGDIILAEPHAMVGFAGRRVIEQTIHEKVAPDLQDAENVLAHGFVDHIVKRPQEKKTIEWLIKVGGVHD; this is encoded by the coding sequence ATGAAACTATTTCCGCGTAAAAACACTCCAACTGAGACTCATATTAAGGCAGATAAAATAGCAGATGATCGTGTGCCCGATGGTTTGCTTCGTGAGTGTCCTAAATGTCATCATGAAATATTTGCTAATGAATTAGATAAGTTTTGTGAATGTCCATATTGCTTTTATGGTTTTAGAATTTCTGCTAAAAAACGCTTGGTTTGGTTAGTTGATAAAGCATGGGAGTGGAATAAGGATATTGAACCTTCGGATCCATTGCATTTCCCTGATTATCCAAAAAAGATTGAACGTGCTCAAAAAATTAGTGGTTTAAAAGAATCGGTATGGACAGGCTTAGCACGAATAAATGAAACTAAGTTTGCTTTAGGTATTATGGATCCCACTTTTATTATGGGTTCGCTGGGACAAATGACTGGTGAAAAATTAACGCGTTTATTTGAAAGAGCTACAGAAGAGCACTTACCAGTGGTATTATTTACAGCTTCAGGTGGTGCCAGAATGCAGGAAGGAATCCTTTCTTTAATGCAAATGGCCAAGGTATCTAATGCAGTTGCCAAGCATAGTCAAGCTGGACTTTTTTATTTAGTTATTTTGACAGATCCGACTACTGGTGGAGTAACTGCTAGTTTTGCTAGCCAAGGCGACATTATTTTAGCCGAACCACATGCGATGGTAGGCTTTGCAGGTCGAAGGGTGATTGAACAAACTATTCATGAAAAAGTAGCACCCGATTTGCAAGATGCAGAAAATGTGTTAGCTCATGGTTTTGTTGATCATATTGTCAAACGTCCACAAGAAAAGAAAACAATCGAATGGTTAATTAAGGTAGGTGGAGTTCATGACTAA
- the accC gene encoding acetyl-CoA carboxylase biotin carboxylase subunit: MFKKVLVANRGEIAVRIIRSLKEMGIKTVAIYSTADRENLHVQLADEAVCVGGPQPTDSYLNIKNILSAAIGTGAQAIHPGYGFLSENAEFAQMCEDCGLIFIGPKSKMIDQMGNKEHARQLMMAHGVPVTPGSKDFIKDADEAKKIAAKVGYPVLLKAAAGGGGKGIRQVADPSQMATALASAQSEAKNDFGDDRMYLEKVMQNVKHIEVQIFRDAFGHAVYFPERDCSLQRNKQKVLEESPCDLITQTERENLGQIAVRAAEAADYVNTGTIEFLMDSEHHFYFMEMNTRIQVEHTVTEMVTGVDLVKAQIKVASGEPLPFTQEDLKVKGHAIECRINAEDPASNFMPSIGKINYLYLPVGNPGMRIDTALYQGQQISPYYDSMLAKVVALGSTRKEAIVKMKRLLNEMVLRGVTTNQEFHLSILNDPTFIKGNFTNTYLEQIFMPQWRNEINETISA; encoded by the coding sequence ATGTTTAAAAAAGTTTTGGTAGCAAATCGTGGTGAAATTGCTGTCCGTATTATTCGGTCTTTGAAAGAAATGGGTATCAAGACGGTTGCTATCTATTCAACCGCAGATCGTGAAAACCTGCATGTTCAATTAGCTGATGAAGCAGTTTGCGTTGGTGGACCACAACCTACAGATTCATATTTAAATATTAAAAATATTTTATCGGCTGCGATAGGTACTGGGGCACAGGCGATTCATCCAGGCTATGGTTTTTTATCTGAAAATGCGGAATTTGCTCAAATGTGTGAGGACTGTGGTTTGATTTTTATTGGACCCAAATCTAAGATGATTGATCAAATGGGCAACAAAGAGCACGCGCGTCAGTTGATGATGGCTCATGGTGTTCCAGTAACTCCTGGTTCAAAGGATTTTATTAAAGATGCTGATGAAGCTAAAAAAATTGCGGCAAAAGTTGGCTATCCAGTTCTACTTAAAGCTGCAGCTGGTGGTGGCGGTAAAGGAATTAGACAAGTAGCTGATCCTAGCCAAATGGCGACGGCTTTAGCATCAGCTCAAAGTGAAGCTAAAAATGACTTTGGTGATGATCGAATGTATCTGGAAAAGGTAATGCAGAACGTGAAGCATATCGAAGTTCAAATCTTTCGTGACGCATTTGGTCATGCAGTTTATTTTCCAGAACGTGATTGTTCTTTACAGAGAAATAAGCAAAAAGTTTTGGAAGAAAGTCCATGTGATTTGATTACGCAAACTGAACGTGAAAATCTAGGACAAATTGCGGTCAGAGCTGCTGAAGCAGCTGATTATGTCAACACTGGTACAATCGAATTTTTGATGGATTCAGAGCATCATTTTTATTTTATGGAGATGAATACTCGAATTCAGGTAGAGCATACCGTAACTGAAATGGTAACAGGGGTTGATTTGGTTAAAGCACAAATAAAGGTGGCTAGTGGTGAACCATTGCCTTTTACGCAAGAAGATTTAAAAGTTAAGGGTCATGCAATTGAATGCCGTATTAATGCAGAAGATCCGGCCAGTAATTTTATGCCATCGATTGGTAAAATAAATTATTTGTATTTGCCTGTTGGTAATCCAGGGATGCGAATCGATACAGCACTTTATCAAGGACAACAGATTTCGCCATATTATGATTCGATGTTAGCTAAAGTCGTAGCCTTGGGTTCTACGCGTAAAGAAGCGATTGTCAAGATGAAACGGTTGCTTAATGAAATGGTTTTACGAGGCGTAACTACTAATCAAGAATTTCACTTAAGTATATTAAATGATCCTACTTTTATTAAAGGCAATTTTACTAATACTTACCTTGAACAGATTTTTATGCCGCAATGGAGGAATGAAATAAATGAAACTATTTCCGCGTAA
- the fabZ gene encoding 3-hydroxyacyl-ACP dehydratase FabZ yields the protein MSEELGINEIKTIIPHRFPMLLIDHVFSLKAGQEAKAVHNVSFGESFVQASSSKNPVFPSILIVEAMAQTGAIALLSEEKFAGKTAYFGGIKEADFTGQARPGDQIILMSKLTKIRRNIGVGIGEAWVKDKKIAQAELTFMIG from the coding sequence ATGAGCGAAGAACTAGGAATTAACGAAATTAAAACGATTATTCCACATCGTTTCCCCATGCTATTAATTGATCATGTTTTTTCACTTAAGGCAGGTCAAGAGGCTAAAGCCGTTCATAATGTGAGCTTTGGTGAAAGCTTTGTACAAGCAAGTTCGTCTAAAAATCCTGTTTTTCCTTCTATTTTAATTGTGGAAGCAATGGCACAAACAGGTGCAATCGCACTTTTAAGCGAAGAGAAATTTGCTGGCAAGACTGCTTACTTTGGTGGTATTAAAGAAGCTGATTTTACGGGTCAGGCACGACCTGGTGATCAAATAATTTTAATGTCGAAATTAACCAAAATTAGAAGAAATATCGGTGTTGGCATAGGTGAAGCATGGGTAAAAGATAAAAAAATTGCTCAAGCAGAGCTCACGTTTATGATTGGCTAG
- the accB gene encoding acetyl-CoA carboxylase biotin carboxyl carrier protein, with amino-acid sequence MDLEKIQALMNQFEDSDLRELKIDDGDFHFYLSKNKNKISQQPIVKSTNPIEKTEQAKAFTPKFATQNAKSVKAPIVGIVYLQAKPDQPAFVKIGDHVNKGDTICIIEAMKMMTEVKSDLTGTVTGVKVENEDLVEVGQPLITVEED; translated from the coding sequence ATGGATTTAGAAAAAATACAAGCCTTAATGAATCAATTTGAAGATTCAGATTTGCGTGAATTAAAAATTGATGATGGTGATTTCCATTTCTATTTGAGTAAAAACAAGAATAAGATTTCTCAACAACCAATAGTTAAATCCACAAATCCAATTGAGAAAACAGAACAGGCTAAAGCTTTTACTCCTAAGTTTGCTACCCAAAATGCTAAATCGGTTAAAGCGCCAATTGTTGGAATTGTTTATTTGCAAGCAAAACCAGATCAGCCTGCATTTGTTAAGATAGGCGATCATGTTAATAAAGGCGATACTATCTGCATTATTGAAGCAATGAAGATGATGACGGAAGTTAAGAGTGATTTAACGGGTACCGTTACTGGCGTAAAGGTTGAAAATGAAGATTTAGTTGAAGTAGGTCAACCGTTAATTACTGTAGAGGAAGATTAA